In Arthrobacter citreus, a genomic segment contains:
- the infA gene encoding translation initiation factor IF-1, protein MAKKDGVIEIEGSVNEALPNAMFRVELANGHIVLAHISGKMRQHYIRILPGDRVVVELSPYDLTRGRIVYRYK, encoded by the coding sequence ATGGCCAAGAAAGACGGCGTCATTGAGATTGAGGGCTCGGTCAACGAAGCCCTGCCCAACGCGATGTTCCGCGTTGAGCTGGCCAACGGCCACATTGTGCTCGCACACATCTCGGGAAAGATGCGTCAACACTACATTCGCATCCTCCCCGGAGACCGCGTTGTGGTGGAACTTAGCCCGTACGACCTCACTCGAGGCCGTATCGTCTACCGCTACAAGTAA
- the rplE gene encoding 50S ribosomal protein L5 — protein sequence MTETVTKIVPRLKTRYAAEIKKTLQDEFSYANVNQVPRLVKVVVNMGVGDAAKDSKLIDGAVKDLTQITGQKPQVTKARKSIAQFKLREGMPIGCHATLRGDRMWEFVDRLVTLALPRIRDFRGLNGKQFDGNGNYTFGLTEQSMFHEIDQDKIDRVRGMDITVVTTAKTDDEGRALLKALGFPFTSED from the coding sequence ATGACTGAGACCGTCACCAAGATCGTTCCCCGTCTGAAGACCCGCTACGCAGCGGAGATCAAGAAGACCCTGCAGGACGAATTCAGCTACGCAAACGTCAACCAGGTTCCCCGCCTTGTCAAGGTTGTTGTGAATATGGGTGTTGGAGATGCCGCCAAGGACTCCAAGCTCATTGACGGTGCAGTCAAGGACCTGACCCAGATCACGGGTCAGAAGCCGCAGGTCACGAAGGCCCGCAAGTCGATCGCACAGTTCAAGCTGCGCGAAGGCATGCCCATCGGCTGCCACGCAACTCTGCGTGGAGACCGCATGTGGGAATTCGTCGACCGCCTGGTTACCCTGGCGCTGCCGCGTATCCGCGACTTCCGCGGCCTCAACGGCAAGCAGTTCGACGGCAACGGCAACTACACGTTCGGTCTGACCGAGCAGTCGATGTTCCACGAAATCGATCAGGATAAGATCGATCGCGTTCGCGGCATGGACATCACCGTAGTGACCACCGCAAAGACCGATGACGAGGGACGCGCGCTGCTCAAGGCGCTCGGCTTCCCGTTTACATCCGAAGATTAA
- a CDS encoding adenylate kinase, whose translation MTRMLIIGPPGAGKGTQAARISDRLGVTAISTGDIFRANVKNQTPLGLEAKKYIDAGNFVPDSVTNDMVRARLLEDDVADGFLLDGYPRTAAQVQELDEILASKGQKLDVVLQLTADDEELVERLLKRAQIEGRADDNEDVIRHRLDLYKAQTADVVASYDNRGIVARVDGLGGIDDVTERVMEVLKDIS comes from the coding sequence ATGACAAGAATGCTCATTATCGGGCCTCCCGGCGCCGGTAAAGGTACACAGGCCGCCCGAATCTCGGACCGGCTTGGCGTCACGGCAATATCCACCGGCGATATCTTCCGCGCGAACGTCAAGAACCAGACGCCGCTCGGCCTGGAAGCCAAGAAGTACATCGATGCCGGGAACTTCGTGCCGGACAGCGTCACCAATGACATGGTCCGCGCCCGTCTGCTCGAAGACGACGTCGCTGACGGCTTCCTCCTGGACGGCTACCCGCGCACCGCAGCGCAGGTTCAGGAACTGGACGAGATCCTGGCCAGCAAAGGCCAGAAGCTCGACGTCGTGCTGCAGCTGACCGCCGACGACGAAGAGCTCGTCGAGCGCCTGCTGAAGCGTGCCCAGATCGAAGGCCGCGCCGACGACAACGAGGACGTCATCCGGCACCGTCTGGACCTTTACAAGGCCCAGACGGCCGACGTCGTCGCCAGTTATGACAACCGCGGCATCGTGGCGCGGGTGGACGGGCTGGGCGGCATCGACGATGTCACCGAGCGGGTCATGGAAGTTCTCAAGGATATTAGCTAA
- the rpsM gene encoding 30S ribosomal protein S13, translating into MARLAGVDIPREKRVVIALTYIYGVGKTRADQTLAETGISPDTRVKDLTDAELVQLRDYIEGNFKVEGDLRREVAADIRRKVEIGSYQGIRHRRGMPVHGQRTKTNARTRKGPKRTVAGKKKAAR; encoded by the coding sequence ATGGCACGTCTCGCTGGCGTTGACATTCCCCGCGAAAAGCGGGTTGTGATTGCGCTTACTTATATCTACGGCGTGGGTAAGACCCGTGCAGACCAGACCCTGGCAGAGACCGGCATCAGCCCGGACACTCGCGTCAAGGACCTCACGGATGCTGAGCTCGTTCAGCTGCGTGACTACATCGAGGGCAACTTCAAGGTTGAGGGTGACCTCCGCCGCGAGGTGGCCGCCGACATTCGCCGCAAGGTTGAAATCGGCAGCTACCAGGGTATCCGCCACCGTCGTGGCATGCCCGTACACGGCCAGCGCACGAAGACCAACGCTCGTACCCGCAAGGGCCCGAAGCGTACGGTTGCCGGTAAGAAGAAGGCCGCCCGCTAA
- the secY gene encoding preprotein translocase subunit SecY yields MLSAIGRAFRTPDLRRKLLFTLGIITIFRMGAFIPAPGVDYGNVQQCLALGATSGGLYEFVNLFSGGALLQVSIFALGIMPYITASIIVQLLRVVIPHFQALYEEGAQGQSKLTQYTRYLTIALGLLNATTVVSLARTGALFNNMCSVPIIPDDNIITILLLIITLTAGTGLIMWMGELVTEKGVGNGMSLLIFTSIAAGFPSSLGAILSAQGWTVFLGVIGIGVLVVALVIFVEQSQRRIPVQYAKRMVGRRTVGGTNTYIPIKVNMAGVIPVIFASSMLYLPSLIAQFNTPATGNPPEWVVWINNYLTSGDHPFYMAVYFLLIVFFTYFYVSITFNPEEVSENMKKYGGFIPGIRAGRPTAEYLQYVLSRITLPGALYLGFVALIPLIALVLVGANANFPFGGTSILIMVGVGLETVKQIDAQLQQRHYEGLLR; encoded by the coding sequence TTGCTTAGCGCTATTGGCCGGGCTTTCCGGACGCCAGACCTGCGACGCAAGCTGTTGTTTACGCTGGGAATCATCACTATCTTCCGCATGGGTGCTTTTATCCCGGCCCCGGGTGTTGACTACGGCAATGTGCAGCAGTGCTTGGCTCTGGGTGCCACTTCGGGTGGCCTCTACGAATTCGTTAACCTTTTTAGCGGCGGCGCCCTGCTGCAGGTCTCCATCTTTGCCCTGGGCATCATGCCGTACATCACCGCCAGCATCATTGTTCAGCTGCTGCGCGTCGTGATTCCCCACTTCCAGGCGCTCTACGAGGAAGGCGCACAGGGCCAGTCCAAGCTGACGCAGTACACGCGTTACCTGACCATCGCCCTGGGCCTGCTCAACGCCACCACTGTCGTATCGCTGGCCCGCACCGGAGCGCTGTTCAACAACATGTGCTCCGTGCCGATCATCCCGGACGACAACATCATCACCATCCTGCTGCTGATCATCACCCTGACAGCCGGCACAGGCCTCATCATGTGGATGGGCGAGCTGGTCACCGAAAAGGGTGTCGGCAACGGCATGTCCCTGCTGATCTTCACCTCCATTGCCGCCGGTTTCCCCAGCTCGCTTGGCGCCATCCTCAGCGCCCAGGGCTGGACGGTATTCCTCGGCGTCATCGGCATCGGCGTCCTCGTGGTTGCCCTGGTGATCTTCGTGGAGCAGTCCCAGCGCCGCATCCCGGTGCAGTACGCCAAACGCATGGTGGGACGGCGGACCGTCGGCGGCACCAACACCTACATCCCGATCAAGGTGAACATGGCCGGGGTTATCCCCGTCATCTTCGCCTCGTCGATGCTGTACCTGCCGTCGCTGATCGCCCAGTTCAACACCCCCGCCACCGGGAATCCCCCGGAGTGGGTCGTCTGGATCAACAACTACCTCACCAGCGGAGACCACCCGTTCTACATGGCGGTCTACTTCCTGCTGATCGTGTTCTTCACGTACTTCTATGTGTCGATCACGTTCAACCCTGAGGAGGTCTCCGAGAACATGAAGAAGTACGGCGGTTTCATTCCCGGCATCCGTGCCGGCCGCCCCACCGCCGAATACCTGCAGTACGTGCTGTCCCGCATCACCCTGCCCGGCGCCCTCTACTTGGGGTTTGTAGCCCTGATTCCGTTGATCGCTCTGGTGCTGGTCGGAGCGAACGCGAACTTCCCGTTCGGCGGAACCTCGATCCTCATCATGGTTGGTGTGGGACTCGAAACAGTCAAACAGATTGATGCACAACTGCAGCAACGTCACTATGAAGGGTTATTGCGATGA
- the rplO gene encoding 50S ribosomal protein L15 has translation MAEDNNNEHALKVHHLRPAPGAKTAKTRVGRGEGSKGKTAGRGMKGTKARYQVKAGFAGGQLPLHMRLPKLRGFKNPFRVEFQVVNLDKISELFPEGGDITVADLVAKGAVRKNQPVKVLGTGDITVKVNVTADAFSASAAEKIAAAGGTTSAL, from the coding sequence ATGGCCGAAGATAACAACAACGAACACGCGCTGAAGGTTCACCACCTGCGTCCGGCACCCGGTGCCAAGACGGCCAAGACCCGTGTTGGCCGCGGTGAAGGTTCCAAGGGTAAGACTGCAGGCCGCGGTATGAAGGGCACCAAGGCCCGTTACCAGGTCAAGGCCGGTTTCGCAGGCGGGCAGCTGCCGCTGCACATGCGTCTGCCGAAGCTCCGCGGCTTCAAGAACCCGTTCCGGGTCGAGTTCCAGGTTGTTAACCTGGACAAGATCTCGGAGCTGTTCCCGGAAGGCGGCGACATCACTGTTGCCGACCTGGTTGCCAAGGGCGCCGTTCGCAAGAACCAGCCCGTCAAGGTCCTGGGCACCGGCGACATCACCGTCAAGGTGAACGTCACCGCTGATGCATTCTCCGCCAGTGCGGCAGAGAAGATTGCCGCAGCAGGCGGAACGACCTCGGCGCTCTAA
- the rpmD gene encoding 50S ribosomal protein L30, whose product MTTPKNVAVSTAKLKITQIKSTIGGKQNQKDTLRSLGLRRIGATTVRTADAVTVGMINTVPHLVKVEEAN is encoded by the coding sequence ATGACTACTCCGAAGAACGTTGCCGTCAGCACGGCAAAGCTCAAGATCACCCAGATTAAGTCCACCATCGGTGGTAAGCAGAATCAGAAGGACACGCTGCGCTCATTGGGCCTGCGACGCATCGGTGCAACCACCGTTCGCACCGCAGACGCCGTGACCGTTGGCATGATCAACACGGTTCCGCACCTCGTGAAGGTTGAGGAGGCGAATTAA
- the map gene encoding type I methionyl aminopeptidase codes for MFGQPRIEYKTNAQMRTMREAGLVLIRALDAAVESAVEGATTADVDAVFAAVLKEAGATSNFLGYHGYPATVCVSVNEEVVHGIPGERILKDGDILSIDGGAVVNGWHSDSARTVIVGTADPEDQRLSDVTEQAMWHGIAAAAKGRFVGDIGAAIDDYVSGVPGKPLGILEDYVGHGIGTQMHQAPDVLNYRTSHNGPKLRPGLCLAIEPMLVRGKIETLTLDDDWTVITTDGSRASQWEHSVAIHDKGIWVLTSPDGGASRLAPLGVTPVPIPED; via the coding sequence ATGTTCGGCCAGCCCAGGATTGAATACAAGACCAATGCGCAGATGCGCACCATGCGCGAGGCCGGCCTCGTGCTGATCCGGGCACTGGACGCGGCAGTGGAGTCCGCGGTGGAGGGGGCAACCACCGCGGACGTCGACGCAGTTTTCGCCGCGGTGCTCAAGGAGGCGGGGGCAACCTCGAACTTCCTCGGTTACCACGGATACCCTGCAACGGTCTGCGTTTCCGTGAATGAAGAAGTGGTCCACGGCATCCCGGGGGAGAGGATCCTCAAGGACGGGGACATCCTCTCCATCGACGGCGGTGCCGTGGTCAACGGCTGGCACTCCGACTCCGCGCGCACCGTGATTGTCGGCACGGCGGACCCCGAGGATCAGCGCCTCTCCGACGTCACCGAACAGGCCATGTGGCACGGAATAGCCGCCGCTGCCAAGGGCCGGTTCGTCGGAGACATCGGCGCAGCCATCGATGACTACGTCTCCGGCGTTCCGGGCAAGCCGCTCGGCATCCTGGAAGACTACGTCGGCCACGGCATCGGAACCCAGATGCACCAGGCACCGGACGTGCTCAATTACCGGACATCGCACAACGGTCCCAAGCTTCGGCCGGGACTGTGCCTGGCCATTGAGCCGATGCTGGTGCGGGGCAAGATCGAAACGCTCACACTGGATGATGACTGGACAGTTATCACCACCGACGGCTCCCGGGCCTCGCAGTGGGAACATTCGGTCGCGATTCACGACAAAGGTATCTGGGTCCTCACATCGCCCGACGGCGGAGCCTCGCGGCTTGCGCCCCTGGGCGTAACCCCGGTGCCCATTCCCGAAGACTGA
- the rplN gene encoding 50S ribosomal protein L14: protein MIQQESRLKVADNTGAKEILTIRVLGGSGRRYAGIGDTIVATVKDAIPGGNVKKGDVVKAVIVRTKKERRRQDGSYIKFDENAAVILKNDGDPRGTRIFGPVGRELRDKKFMKIISLAPEVL from the coding sequence GTGATTCAGCAGGAGTCGCGGCTTAAGGTCGCCGACAACACTGGTGCCAAGGAAATCTTGACCATCCGTGTTCTCGGTGGATCCGGACGTCGCTACGCAGGCATTGGCGACACCATCGTTGCCACCGTCAAGGATGCAATTCCCGGCGGCAACGTCAAGAAGGGCGATGTGGTCAAGGCCGTCATCGTTCGTACCAAGAAGGAACGCCGTCGCCAGGACGGTTCCTACATCAAGTTCGATGAGAACGCTGCAGTGATCTTGAAGAATGACGGAGACCCCCGCGGTACCCGCATCTTCGGCCCGGTCGGCCGCGAGCTTCGCGACAAGAAGTTCATGAAGATCATTTCGCTGGCTCCGGAGGTGCTGTAG
- a CDS encoding DNA-directed RNA polymerase subunit alpha, protein MLIAQRPTLTEEVVADNRSRFIIEPLEPGFGYTLGNSLRRTLLSSIPGAAVTSIRIDGVLHEFTTVPGVKEDVTEIILNVKNLSVSSEHDEPVVAYLRKQGPGVVTAADIAPPAGVEFHNPDLHIATLNSKGKFELELTIERGRGYVSASQNKSGDQEIGRIPVDSIYSPVLKVTFRVEATRVEQRTDFDRLIVDVETKDAIAPRDAVASAGTTLVELFGLARELNSAAEGIEIGPSPTDAALAADMALPIEDLELTVRSYNCLKREGIHTVGELVARSEADLMDIRNFGAKSIDEVKAKLVELGLSLKDSPPGFDLAARAAAIEEDESEYSDDEL, encoded by the coding sequence GTGCTCATTGCACAGCGCCCTACCCTCACTGAAGAAGTCGTAGCCGACAACCGCTCGCGGTTCATCATCGAACCGCTGGAACCCGGTTTCGGCTACACCCTTGGCAACTCCCTTCGCCGTACGCTCCTGTCCTCGATTCCCGGTGCTGCAGTAACCAGCATTCGGATCGACGGCGTGCTGCACGAGTTCACCACGGTTCCGGGCGTGAAGGAAGATGTCACCGAGATCATCCTGAACGTCAAGAACCTGTCGGTCTCCTCCGAGCACGACGAACCCGTTGTCGCCTACCTGCGCAAGCAGGGTCCCGGCGTCGTGACGGCTGCGGACATTGCTCCGCCGGCCGGCGTGGAGTTCCACAACCCGGATCTGCACATTGCCACTCTCAATTCGAAGGGCAAGTTCGAACTCGAACTGACCATCGAACGCGGACGCGGCTACGTTTCTGCCAGCCAGAACAAGTCCGGTGACCAGGAAATCGGCCGTATTCCGGTCGACTCCATCTACTCACCGGTCCTGAAGGTTACCTTCCGCGTGGAAGCTACCCGTGTTGAACAGCGCACCGACTTCGATCGCCTGATCGTTGACGTTGAAACCAAGGATGCCATTGCACCGCGCGACGCAGTCGCCTCTGCCGGCACCACCCTGGTTGAGCTGTTTGGCCTGGCCCGCGAACTGAACAGCGCAGCTGAAGGTATTGAAATCGGACCGAGCCCCACGGATGCCGCACTGGCAGCCGACATGGCCCTGCCGATCGAAGACCTTGAGCTGACCGTGCGCTCCTACAACTGCCTCAAGCGTGAAGGCATCCACACTGTGGGTGAACTCGTTGCCCGCTCCGAGGCTGACCTGATGGACATTCGCAACTTCGGTGCAAAGTCCATTGATGAGGTAAAGGCAAAGCTGGTCGAGCTCGGTCTGTCCCTGAAGGATTCCCCTCCCGGATTTGACCTCGCCGCCCGTGCCGCAGCTATTGAAGAGGACGAGTCCGAATACTCGGACGACGAGCTCTAA
- the rpsH gene encoding 30S ribosomal protein S8 — MTMTDPVADMLTRLRNANSAYHDTVSMPYSKLKARVADILKAEGYIAGWKEEEAVVGKKLTLDLKFGPNRERSIAGVRRISKPGLRVYAKSTNLPRVLGGLGIAILSTSSGLLTDRQAAKKGVGGEVLAYVW, encoded by the coding sequence ATGACAATGACAGATCCTGTCGCAGACATGCTTACGCGTCTGCGCAATGCAAACTCGGCATATCACGATACCGTGTCCATGCCTTACAGCAAGCTCAAGGCGCGCGTCGCTGACATCCTGAAGGCCGAGGGCTACATCGCCGGCTGGAAGGAAGAAGAGGCCGTCGTCGGCAAGAAGCTGACCCTTGATCTCAAATTCGGTCCGAACCGCGAGCGTTCCATCGCCGGCGTGCGTCGTATCTCCAAGCCCGGTCTGCGCGTTTACGCAAAGTCCACCAACCTGCCGCGTGTTCTCGGTGGTCTGGGTATCGCAATCCTGTCGACGTCGTCAGGTCTCCTGACCGACCGCCAGGCCGCTAAGAAGGGTGTAGGTGGGGAAGTCCTCGCCTACGTCTGGTAG
- the rplR gene encoding 50S ribosomal protein L18 has translation MAISINKKRNSKSKSAARSRRQLRIRKRISGTAARPRLVVNRSARHVFVQVVDDTRGVTVASASTMEADLRALEGDKTAKSKRVGELVAERAKAAGVEAVVFDRGGNRYHGRIAAVADGAREGGLSL, from the coding sequence ATGGCCATCAGCATTAATAAGAAGCGTAATTCGAAGAGCAAGTCGGCTGCCCGCAGCCGCCGCCAGCTTCGCATCCGCAAGCGGATCTCCGGTACCGCGGCTCGTCCGCGCCTGGTGGTCAACCGCTCGGCCCGCCACGTATTCGTTCAGGTTGTCGATGACACCCGCGGCGTAACCGTAGCTTCGGCTTCCACCATGGAAGCAGACCTGCGCGCACTGGAAGGCGACAAGACCGCCAAGTCCAAGCGCGTTGGCGAGCTCGTTGCAGAACGTGCCAAGGCTGCCGGCGTGGAAGCCGTTGTCTTCGACCGCGGTGGCAACCGCTACCACGGCCGCATCGCGGCCGTTGCCGACGGCGCACGTGAAGGTGGGCTGTCACTGTGA
- the rpsQ gene encoding 30S ribosomal protein S17, producing the protein MSENKNEAAVTTDANGADARGYRKTARGYVVSDKMDKTVVVQVEDRVKHALYGKVLRRTSKLKAHDEQNAAGVGDLVLIAETRPLSATKRWRLVEILEKAK; encoded by the coding sequence ATGAGTGAAAACAAGAATGAGGCAGCAGTGACAACTGACGCAAACGGAGCCGATGCCCGCGGGTACCGGAAGACCGCACGCGGCTACGTGGTCTCTGACAAGATGGATAAGACCGTCGTTGTTCAGGTTGAAGACCGCGTCAAGCACGCCCTGTACGGAAAGGTGCTTCGCCGCACCTCGAAGCTCAAGGCCCACGACGAGCAGAATGCTGCCGGCGTTGGAGACCTCGTGCTGATCGCCGAAACCCGGCCGCTCTCCGCTACGAAGCGGTGGCGCCTGGTCGAGATCCTCGAGAAGGCTAAGTAA
- the rpsE gene encoding 30S ribosomal protein S5: protein MTEATAAQATETKDAAAPATDDRRGGRKGEQRSDRGGRGERGGRGGRDGGRNDEKDKFIERVVTINRVAKVVKGGRRFSFTALVVVGDGNGMVGVGYGKAKEVPSAIAKAVEEAKKTFFRVPRIGGTIPHLVQGEAAAGVVLLRPASPGTGVIAGGPVRAILECAGIHDVLSKSLGSSNAINIVHATVDALKRLEEPQAVAARRGLPLDEVVPAAMLRNMQKAGA from the coding sequence GTGACTGAAGCTACAGCTGCGCAGGCAACTGAAACCAAGGACGCCGCAGCTCCCGCCACTGACGACCGCCGCGGCGGCCGTAAGGGCGAGCAGCGCTCCGACCGTGGAGGCCGCGGCGAACGCGGTGGCCGCGGTGGCCGCGACGGCGGACGCAACGATGAGAAGGACAAGTTCATTGAACGCGTCGTGACCATCAACCGCGTTGCCAAGGTGGTCAAGGGTGGTCGTCGCTTCAGCTTCACCGCTCTGGTGGTTGTCGGCGACGGCAACGGCATGGTTGGTGTCGGCTACGGCAAGGCCAAGGAAGTTCCCTCCGCTATCGCGAAGGCCGTCGAAGAAGCCAAGAAGACTTTCTTCCGCGTCCCGCGTATCGGTGGAACCATTCCCCACCTTGTCCAGGGTGAAGCTGCCGCAGGCGTCGTCCTGCTGCGTCCGGCTTCCCCGGGTACCGGTGTTATCGCCGGTGGTCCGGTCCGCGCCATTCTCGAATGCGCCGGAATCCACGACGTTCTGTCCAAGTCGCTCGGGTCCTCCAACGCCATCAACATCGTGCACGCCACGGTTGATGCGCTGAAGCGCCTCGAAGAGCCTCAGGCAGTGGCTGCCCGCCGCGGCCTGCCGCTGGACGAGGTTGTGCCTGCTGCGATGCTCCGCAACATGCAGAAGGCAGGTGCCTGA
- the rpsK gene encoding 30S ribosomal protein S11, whose amino-acid sequence MPPKTRGAVRKPRRKDKKNIALGQAHIKSTFNNTIVSITDPSGAVISWASAGEVGFKGSRKSTPFAAQMAAEAAAKRAQEHGVRKVDVFVKGPGSGRETAIRSLQATGLEVGSISDVTPSAHNGCRPPKRRRV is encoded by the coding sequence ATGCCCCCCAAGACTCGTGGAGCGGTCCGCAAACCGCGTCGCAAGGATAAGAAGAATATCGCGCTTGGCCAGGCGCATATCAAGAGCACCTTTAACAACACCATCGTGTCCATCACGGACCCGTCCGGTGCTGTTATCTCATGGGCTTCCGCCGGTGAGGTTGGCTTCAAGGGCTCGCGTAAGTCCACCCCGTTCGCTGCGCAGATGGCTGCTGAAGCCGCTGCAAAGCGCGCCCAGGAGCACGGCGTCCGCAAGGTCGACGTCTTCGTCAAGGGTCCGGGATCAGGCCGCGAAACCGCCATCCGTTCGCTCCAGGCCACCGGCCTGGAGGTTGGCTCCATTTCGGATGTCACCCCGAGCGCGCACAACGGCTGCCGTCCCCCGAAGCGCCGCCGCGTATAA
- the rplF gene encoding 50S ribosomal protein L6: MSRIGRLPIPVPAGVEIAVDGDLVSVKGAKGELKHTVPSPITVTLDDSTITVARPNDERESRALHGLTRTLIANMITGVTEGYKKDLEIVGTGYRVQAKGADLEFALGYSHPVPVTAPEGITLTVVGPTKVTVSGIDKQQVGEVSANIRKLRKPDPYKGKGIRYAGEIVRRKVGKAGK; encoded by the coding sequence ATGTCACGTATTGGACGTCTGCCCATCCCGGTTCCTGCCGGAGTAGAAATCGCCGTTGACGGCGATCTCGTATCGGTCAAGGGTGCCAAGGGCGAGCTGAAGCACACTGTGCCCAGCCCGATCACTGTCACTCTCGACGACAGCACCATCACCGTTGCCCGCCCGAACGACGAGCGCGAATCCCGTGCCCTTCACGGCCTGACCCGCACCCTGATCGCCAACATGATCACCGGTGTGACCGAAGGCTACAAGAAGGACCTGGAAATTGTCGGCACCGGTTACCGCGTGCAGGCCAAGGGAGCGGACCTCGAGTTCGCCCTGGGCTACAGCCACCCGGTTCCGGTCACGGCACCCGAGGGCATCACGCTTACCGTCGTGGGTCCCACGAAGGTCACAGTGTCCGGCATCGACAAGCAGCAGGTGGGCGAGGTTTCGGCCAACATCCGCAAGCTGCGCAAGCCCGATCCCTACAAGGGCAAGGGTATTCGTTATGCCGGCGAGATTGTCCGCCGCAAGGTCGGAAAGGCTGGTAAGTAA
- the rpmJ gene encoding 50S ribosomal protein L36, which produces MKVQPSVKQICDKCKVIRRNGRVMVICENPRHKQRQG; this is translated from the coding sequence ATGAAGGTCCAGCCGAGCGTCAAGCAGATCTGCGATAAGTGCAAGGTGATTCGCCGTAACGGTCGAGTCATGGTGATCTGCGAGAACCCGCGCCACAAGCAGCGCCAGGGCTAA
- the rpmC gene encoding 50S ribosomal protein L29 — translation MAIGSKELAPKQLDGFDKDRLVEELRKAKEELFNLRFQSATGQLESHGRLRVVKRDIARIYTVLRERELGIRPEVVAPVEEAAPEKAAKKSKKKATESEAPAEVAEDDAK, via the coding sequence ATGGCAATTGGTTCAAAGGAACTGGCACCGAAGCAGCTGGACGGCTTCGATAAGGACCGTCTCGTCGAGGAACTTCGCAAGGCCAAGGAAGAGCTGTTCAACCTCCGCTTCCAGTCCGCAACCGGTCAGCTGGAAAGCCACGGCCGTCTGCGCGTAGTGAAGCGCGACATCGCACGCATCTACACCGTGCTGCGTGAGCGCGAGCTGGGGATTCGTCCCGAGGTCGTTGCTCCCGTCGAGGAAGCAGCTCCCGAAAAGGCAGCAAAGAAGTCCAAGAAGAAGGCTACCGAGTCTGAAGCTCCGGCCGAGGTCGCTGAGGATGATGCCAAATGA
- the rplX gene encoding 50S ribosomal protein L24, whose protein sequence is MAKIKKGDLVQVISGATAARGGDRGKQGKVLKVYTDTNRVLVEGVNTVKKHTKVGQSSKGSKTGGIEIVEAPLHVSNVAIVDPETKKPTRVGYRQEIVEKDGRERTVRIRVAKGSGKDL, encoded by the coding sequence ATGGCAAAAATCAAAAAGGGTGACCTCGTGCAGGTCATCAGCGGCGCAACTGCTGCCCGCGGCGGAGACCGCGGCAAGCAGGGCAAGGTTCTGAAGGTCTACACCGACACGAACCGCGTTTTGGTTGAAGGCGTCAACACGGTCAAGAAGCACACCAAGGTCGGCCAGTCCTCCAAGGGCTCCAAGACCGGTGGCATCGAGATTGTCGAAGCTCCCCTCCACGTTTCCAACGTCGCGATCGTTGACCCGGAAACGAAGAAGCCGACCCGTGTTGGCTACCGTCAGGAAATCGTCGAAAAAGACGGCCGTGAGCGCACTGTGCGTATCCGCGTCGCCAAGGGCTCTGGGAAGGACCTCTAA